In a single window of the Cucumis melo cultivar AY chromosome 11, USDA_Cmelo_AY_1.0, whole genome shotgun sequence genome:
- the LOC103502101 gene encoding protein ACTIVITY OF BC1 COMPLEX KINASE 7, chloroplastic isoform X1: MAATLASHSCYCRETKLNEGKGKQAYDLSFSRSISLHTFNKIEKSTWSPPSSQHFRLQNEMQQNTSPPRFNTMGRTVKMVPINEIVKKRAVSANKVENINGKKQVINGASIVKRSPSPPLVKGTNVADSKKLPPIEDLKVLPSDEGFSWANENYNSVQRSIDVWSFVISLRVRVFLETTKWTYAGGFSEDKQKKRRLKTASWLRERALQLGPTFIKLGQLSSTRSDLFPREYVDELAKLQDKVPAFSPEKARAFIESELGVPIDTLFREFEDHPIAAASLGQVHRAILHNGEKVVVKVQRPGLKKLFDIDLRNLKLIAEYFQNSETFGGPTKDWIGIYEECATILYQEIDYINEGKNADRFRRDFRNIKWVRVPLVFWDYTALKVLTLEYVPGVKINQLNVLDSRGFSRSRISSRAIEAYLIQILKTGFFHADPHPGNLAIDVDEAIIYYDFGMMGEIKSFTRERLLDLFYAVYEKDAKKVMQRLVDLEALQPTGDMSSVRRSIQFFLDNLLSQSPDQQQTLAAIGEDLFAIAQDQPFRFPSTFTFVLRAFSTLEGIGYTLDPDFSFVKIVAPYAQELLDLKQKERSGTQLVQEIRKQANDARTSTISMPYRVQKIEEFVQQLESGDLKLRVRVLESERAARKATILQMATMYTVMGGTLLNLGITLSSQGNQAVAGGSFVGAGELFSHGISSSLKFTSYLDLSVKCRSFHDACSSMYAKG, translated from the exons ATGGCGGCAACATTGGCTTCCCACAGCTGTTATTGCCGCGAAACAAAGTTAAATGAGGGGAAAGGGAAACAAGCCTATGATCTGTCTTTTTCAAGATCAATTTCACTTCATACATTCAACAAGATTGAGAAGTCAACTTGGAGTCCTCCAAGTTCTCAACATTTCAGGCTTCAAAATGAAATGCAGCAGAATACATCGCCCCCTAGGTTTAATACTATGGGAAGAACTGTTAAGATGGTACCCATAAATGAAATAGTGAAAAAGAGAGCTGTATCTGCCAACAAAGTTGAGAACATAAATGGTAAAAAGCAAGTTATCAATGGGGCAAGTATAGTTAAGCGCAGCCCGTCTCCACCTTTGGTTAAGGGAACAAATGTTGCAGACTCAAAGAAGCTCCCACCAATTGAGGATCTTAAGGTTTTACCCTCAGATGAAGGTTTCAGTTGGGCTAATGAAAATTATAACTCTGTGCAAAGGAGCATTGATGTCTGGAGTTTTGTCATTTCCTTACGAGTCCGAGTTTTCTTAGAAACTACAAAATGGACATATGCTGGAGGTTTTTCAGAAGATAAGCAG aaaaaaagaaggctaaaGACTGCATCTTGGTTGCGGGAGCGTGCGCTGCAGCTTGGCCCTACTTTTATTAAGCTTGGACAGCTCTCCTCAACTAGGTCAGATCTGTTCCCTCGTGAGTATGTGGATGAGCTTGCTAAATTACAG GATAAAGTCCCTGCTTTCTCTCCAGAGAAAGCAAGAGCATTCATTGAGAGTGAACTAGGCGTCCCCATTGATACATTGTTCAGAGAATTTGAGGACCATCCTATTGCTGCTGCAAGTCTTGGTCAG GTCCATCGTGCAATACTCCATAATGGAGAAAAGGTGGTCGTCAAAGTCCAAAGGCCTGGTCTCAAGAAGCTTTTCGACATTGATCTAC GGAATTTGAAGTTGATTGCAGAATATTTTCAAAACAGTGAAACTTTTGGTGGTCCTACCAAAGATTGGATTGGTATATATGAAGAATGTGCTAC GATTTTGTATCAAGAAATTGACTACATAAATGAAGGCAAAAATGCTGATAGATTTCGCAGGGATTTTCGTAATATAAAGTGGGTCCGAGTACCT CTTGTCTTTTGGGACTACACTGCTTTGAAGGTATTGACTTTAGAGTATGTACCAG GAGTTAAGATAAATCAGCTGAATGTTCTGGACTCACGTGGCTTTAGTCGCTCTCGAATTTCATCACGTGCCATTGAAGCATACTTAATTCAG ATCCTGAAGACTGGTTTCTTTCATGCTGATCCTCATCCGGGAAATCTTGCTATTGATGTGGACGAAGCAATCATATATTATGATTTTGGTATGATGGGGGAAATCAAGTCCTTCACTAGAGAGCGGCTGCTTGACCTTTTCTATGCAGTTTATGAGAAAGATGCAAAAAAG GTTATGCAAAGGCTTGTTGATCTTGAAGCACTTCAGCCCACAGGAGACATGTCTTCG GTGAGGAGATCCATTCAATTTTTCTTGGACAATCTGTTGAGCCAGTCACCAGACCAGCAGCAGACACTGGCTGCAATTGGTGAG GATTTATTCGCAATAGCTCAAGATCAACCTTTTCGATTCCCCTCCACCTTTACTTTTGTCTTGAGGGCATTTTCTACCCTTGAAG GTATAGGCTACACACTTGACCCGGATTTCTCCTTCGTCAAGATTGTGGCACCATATGCACAG GAGCTTTTAGACTTAAAACAGAAGGAGCGGAGTGGAACACAACTTGTGCAGGAGATAAGAAAACAAGCTAATGAT GCTAGAACATCCACCATTTCCATGCCGTACAGAGTCCAAAAGATAGAGGAATTTGTACAACAGCTCGAGTCCGGGGACTTAAAGCTTCGAGTCCGAGTGCTCGAG TCTGAAAGAGCAGCAAGGAAAGCAACAATACTTCAGATGGCAACGATGTACACTGTGATGGGTGGTACCCTTTTGAACCTCGGAATCACCCTAAGCTCTCAAGGAAACCAAGCTGTTGCAGGTGGATCTTTCGTTGGAGCAGGTGAGCTCTTTTCCCATGGCATAAGTTCAAGTTTGAAGTTCACATCTTACCTTGATCTTTCTGTGAAATGCAGGAGTTTTCATGACGCTTGTTCTTCGATGTATGCAAAGGGTTAA
- the LOC103502101 gene encoding protein ACTIVITY OF BC1 COMPLEX KINASE 7, chloroplastic isoform X2, with amino-acid sequence MAATLASHSCYCRETKLNEGKGKQAYDLSFSRSISLHTFNKIEKSTWSPPSSQHFRLQNEMQQNTSPPRFNTMGRTVKMVPINEIVKKRAVSANKVENINGKKQVINGASIVKRSPSPPLVKGTNVADSKKLPPIEDLKVLPSDEGFSWANENYNSVQRSIDVWSFVISLRVRVFLETTKWTYAGGFSEDKQKKRRLKTASWLRERALQLGPTFIKLGQLSSTRSDLFPREYVDELAKLQDKVPAFSPEKARAFIESELGVPIDTLFREFEDHPIAAASLGQVHRAILHNGEKVVVKVQRPGLKKLFDIDLRNLKLIAEYFQNSETFGGPTKDWIGIYEECATILYQEIDYINEGKNADRFRRDFRNIKWVRVPLVFWDYTALKVLTLEYVPGVKINQLNVLDSRGFSRSRISSRAIEAYLIQILKTGFFHADPHPGNLAIDVDEAIIYYDFGMMGEIKSFTRERLLDLFYAVYEKDAKKVMQRLVDLEALQPTGDMSSVRRSIQFFLDNLLSQSPDQQQTLAAIGEDLFAIAQDQPFRFPSTFTFVLRAFSTLEGIGYTLDPDFSFVKIVAPYAQELLDLKQKERSGTQLVQEIRKQANDARTSTISMPYRVQKIEEFVQQLESGDLKLRVRVLESERAARKATILQMATMYTVMGGTLLNLGITLSSQGNQAVAGGSFVGAGVFMTLVLRCMQRVKKLDKFEKMV; translated from the exons ATGGCGGCAACATTGGCTTCCCACAGCTGTTATTGCCGCGAAACAAAGTTAAATGAGGGGAAAGGGAAACAAGCCTATGATCTGTCTTTTTCAAGATCAATTTCACTTCATACATTCAACAAGATTGAGAAGTCAACTTGGAGTCCTCCAAGTTCTCAACATTTCAGGCTTCAAAATGAAATGCAGCAGAATACATCGCCCCCTAGGTTTAATACTATGGGAAGAACTGTTAAGATGGTACCCATAAATGAAATAGTGAAAAAGAGAGCTGTATCTGCCAACAAAGTTGAGAACATAAATGGTAAAAAGCAAGTTATCAATGGGGCAAGTATAGTTAAGCGCAGCCCGTCTCCACCTTTGGTTAAGGGAACAAATGTTGCAGACTCAAAGAAGCTCCCACCAATTGAGGATCTTAAGGTTTTACCCTCAGATGAAGGTTTCAGTTGGGCTAATGAAAATTATAACTCTGTGCAAAGGAGCATTGATGTCTGGAGTTTTGTCATTTCCTTACGAGTCCGAGTTTTCTTAGAAACTACAAAATGGACATATGCTGGAGGTTTTTCAGAAGATAAGCAG aaaaaaagaaggctaaaGACTGCATCTTGGTTGCGGGAGCGTGCGCTGCAGCTTGGCCCTACTTTTATTAAGCTTGGACAGCTCTCCTCAACTAGGTCAGATCTGTTCCCTCGTGAGTATGTGGATGAGCTTGCTAAATTACAG GATAAAGTCCCTGCTTTCTCTCCAGAGAAAGCAAGAGCATTCATTGAGAGTGAACTAGGCGTCCCCATTGATACATTGTTCAGAGAATTTGAGGACCATCCTATTGCTGCTGCAAGTCTTGGTCAG GTCCATCGTGCAATACTCCATAATGGAGAAAAGGTGGTCGTCAAAGTCCAAAGGCCTGGTCTCAAGAAGCTTTTCGACATTGATCTAC GGAATTTGAAGTTGATTGCAGAATATTTTCAAAACAGTGAAACTTTTGGTGGTCCTACCAAAGATTGGATTGGTATATATGAAGAATGTGCTAC GATTTTGTATCAAGAAATTGACTACATAAATGAAGGCAAAAATGCTGATAGATTTCGCAGGGATTTTCGTAATATAAAGTGGGTCCGAGTACCT CTTGTCTTTTGGGACTACACTGCTTTGAAGGTATTGACTTTAGAGTATGTACCAG GAGTTAAGATAAATCAGCTGAATGTTCTGGACTCACGTGGCTTTAGTCGCTCTCGAATTTCATCACGTGCCATTGAAGCATACTTAATTCAG ATCCTGAAGACTGGTTTCTTTCATGCTGATCCTCATCCGGGAAATCTTGCTATTGATGTGGACGAAGCAATCATATATTATGATTTTGGTATGATGGGGGAAATCAAGTCCTTCACTAGAGAGCGGCTGCTTGACCTTTTCTATGCAGTTTATGAGAAAGATGCAAAAAAG GTTATGCAAAGGCTTGTTGATCTTGAAGCACTTCAGCCCACAGGAGACATGTCTTCG GTGAGGAGATCCATTCAATTTTTCTTGGACAATCTGTTGAGCCAGTCACCAGACCAGCAGCAGACACTGGCTGCAATTGGTGAG GATTTATTCGCAATAGCTCAAGATCAACCTTTTCGATTCCCCTCCACCTTTACTTTTGTCTTGAGGGCATTTTCTACCCTTGAAG GTATAGGCTACACACTTGACCCGGATTTCTCCTTCGTCAAGATTGTGGCACCATATGCACAG GAGCTTTTAGACTTAAAACAGAAGGAGCGGAGTGGAACACAACTTGTGCAGGAGATAAGAAAACAAGCTAATGAT GCTAGAACATCCACCATTTCCATGCCGTACAGAGTCCAAAAGATAGAGGAATTTGTACAACAGCTCGAGTCCGGGGACTTAAAGCTTCGAGTCCGAGTGCTCGAG TCTGAAAGAGCAGCAAGGAAAGCAACAATACTTCAGATGGCAACGATGTACACTGTGATGGGTGGTACCCTTTTGAACCTCGGAATCACCCTAAGCTCTCAAGGAAACCAAGCTGTTGCAGGTGGATCTTTCGTTGGAGCAG GAGTTTTCATGACGCTTGTTCTTCGATGTATGCAAAGGGTTAAAAAGCTTGACAAATTTGAGAAGATGGTATGA
- the LOC103502103 gene encoding uncharacterized protein LOC103502103 isoform X1, producing the protein MITNLNLISCNFFSPSLPSRLSKLTITHQTQTQTRNPKTLRSPSIIPFKFPPNFNSSSSKMGLFKKWRSASGSQTMGDPAAEKGSPVEGESGGGGNGGEGRDWTTSILLFVLWAGLMFYVFNLAPNQTPSTDLYFLKKLLNLKSDDGFKMNEVLVSLWYIMGLWPLVYSMLLLPSGRSSNSNVPVWPFLVLSFFLGAYGLLPYFVLWKPPPPPVEEDDLKRWPLNFLESKFTAGITFAAGLGILCYGGLAGESAWKEFYQYFRESRFIHAMSIDFMLLSSFAPFWVYNDMSARKWYDQGSWLLPLSLVPFLGPALYLVLRPLPKVTPIPLNSAASEPK; encoded by the exons ATGATTACCAATCTCAATCTTATCTCCTGCAATTTCTTCTCACCATCTCTTCCTTCGAGACTCTCCAAACTCACAATTACCCACCAAACCCAAACCCAAACCCGAAACCCCAAAACATTACGCTCCCCAAGTATCATTCCCTTCAAATTTCCTCCCAATTTCAATTCAAGCTCCAGTAAAATGGGTTTGTTCAAAAAATGGCGTAGTGCATCGGGAAGCCAGACCATGGGAGACCCAGCTGCGGAAAAGGGAAGCCCGGTTGAAGGTGAGAGCGGCGGCGGCGGAAATGGTGGGGAGGGAAGAGACTGGACGACTTCGATTTTACTGTTTGTTTTGTGGGCTGGTCTTATGTTCTATGTTTTCAATCTCGCTCCAAATCAGACTCCG TCAACGGACTTGTATTTCTTGAAGAAGCTTCTGAACTTGAAAAGTGACGATGGTTTCAAAATGAACGAAGTTCTTGTCTCTCTTTGGTATATTATGGGCTTGTGGCCTCTTGTTTACTCCATGCTGCTGCTTCCTTCTGGTAGAAG TTCAAATAGCAATGTTCCTGTTTGGCCTTTCCTAGTACTGTCATTCTTTCTGGGTGCTTATGGTCTTCTTCCATATTTTGTACTGTGGAAGCCACCGCCACCTCCTGTCGAAGAAGATGATCTCAAGAGATGGCCTTTGAATTTTCTTGAGTCGAAGTTTACTGCTGGG ATAACGTTTGCTGCAGGACTAGGTATATTGTGTTATGGTGGATTAGCTGGTGAGAGTGCGTGGAAGGAATTTTACCAGTATTTCAGAGAGAGCAGATTT ATCCATGCCATGAGCATCGATTTCATGCTGTTATCTTCATTTGCACCGTTTTGGGTTTACAATGACATGTCTGCTCGGAAATG GTACGACCAAGGTTCTTGGCTTCTTCCACTTTCGCTGGTGCCATTCTTGGGTCCTGCCTTGTATCTCGTCTTACGACCATTGCCAAAGGTGACTCCCATTCCACTCAACTCTGCTGCATCTGAACCCAAATAA
- the LOC103502102 gene encoding protein NOI4 isoform X1 — translation MKEEKGSSSPLPKFGEWDVNDPASAEGFTVIFTKARNEKKTGGMPDSPAKDETAFKNGSVLGKSQPKKWFCCLQAAES, via the exons ATGAAAGAA GAAAAAGGCAGTAGCAGTCCATTGCCAAAGTTCGGTGAATGGGATGTCAATGATCCAGCATCCGCCGAGGGATTCACAGTAATCTTTACTAAAGCCAGGAATGAGAAAAAGACTGGTGGCATGCCTGACTCTCCAGCAAAGGATGAAACAGCATTCAAGAATGGTTCTGTTCTTGGAAAGTCTCAACCT aaaaaatgGTTTTGCTGCTTGCAAGCTGCGGAATCGTGA
- the LOC103502102 gene encoding protein NOI4 isoform X2 — protein sequence MAEKGSSSPLPKFGEWDVNDPASAEGFTVIFTKARNEKKTGGMPDSPAKDETAFKNGSVLGKSQPKKWFCCLQAAES from the exons ATGGCG GAAAAAGGCAGTAGCAGTCCATTGCCAAAGTTCGGTGAATGGGATGTCAATGATCCAGCATCCGCCGAGGGATTCACAGTAATCTTTACTAAAGCCAGGAATGAGAAAAAGACTGGTGGCATGCCTGACTCTCCAGCAAAGGATGAAACAGCATTCAAGAATGGTTCTGTTCTTGGAAAGTCTCAACCT aaaaaatgGTTTTGCTGCTTGCAAGCTGCGGAATCGTGA
- the LOC103502103 gene encoding uncharacterized protein LOC103502103 isoform X2 has product MITNLNLISCNFFSPSLPSRLSKLTITHQTQTQTRNPKTLRSPSIIPFKFPPNFNSSSSKMGLFKKWRSASGSQTMGDPAAEKGSPVEGESGGGGNGGEGRDWTTSILLFVLWAGLMFYVFNLAPNQTPSTDLYFLKKLLNLKSDDGFKMNEVLVSLWYIMGLWPLVYSMLLLPSGRSSNSNVPVWPFLVLSFFLGAYGLLPYFVLWKPPPPPVEEDDLKRWPLNFLESKFTAGITFAAGLGILCYGGLAGESAWKEFYQYFRESRFIFLSKSSIIE; this is encoded by the exons ATGATTACCAATCTCAATCTTATCTCCTGCAATTTCTTCTCACCATCTCTTCCTTCGAGACTCTCCAAACTCACAATTACCCACCAAACCCAAACCCAAACCCGAAACCCCAAAACATTACGCTCCCCAAGTATCATTCCCTTCAAATTTCCTCCCAATTTCAATTCAAGCTCCAGTAAAATGGGTTTGTTCAAAAAATGGCGTAGTGCATCGGGAAGCCAGACCATGGGAGACCCAGCTGCGGAAAAGGGAAGCCCGGTTGAAGGTGAGAGCGGCGGCGGCGGAAATGGTGGGGAGGGAAGAGACTGGACGACTTCGATTTTACTGTTTGTTTTGTGGGCTGGTCTTATGTTCTATGTTTTCAATCTCGCTCCAAATCAGACTCCG TCAACGGACTTGTATTTCTTGAAGAAGCTTCTGAACTTGAAAAGTGACGATGGTTTCAAAATGAACGAAGTTCTTGTCTCTCTTTGGTATATTATGGGCTTGTGGCCTCTTGTTTACTCCATGCTGCTGCTTCCTTCTGGTAGAAG TTCAAATAGCAATGTTCCTGTTTGGCCTTTCCTAGTACTGTCATTCTTTCTGGGTGCTTATGGTCTTCTTCCATATTTTGTACTGTGGAAGCCACCGCCACCTCCTGTCGAAGAAGATGATCTCAAGAGATGGCCTTTGAATTTTCTTGAGTCGAAGTTTACTGCTGGG ATAACGTTTGCTGCAGGACTAGGTATATTGTGTTATGGTGGATTAGCTGGTGAGAGTGCGTGGAAGGAATTTTACCAGTATTTCAGAGAGAGCAGATTT ATATTTCTATCAAAAAGTTCTATCATTGAATAG